One window of the Maylandia zebra isolate NMK-2024a linkage group LG19, Mzebra_GT3a, whole genome shotgun sequence genome contains the following:
- the vti1b gene encoding vesicle transport through interaction with t-SNAREs homolog 1B, whose translation MTRKMSSEEFEKLHEMYRSLYEELKLMPDKAQKSHGEERKRLVRTFDERHGEAEEVLQGMEEELRVAPPSYRNSMSTKLRMYRRDLGKLQRDMKNSAPGFGSSYNTVPGNHGIYSSQNQHSTHLQSQRALLLQGTDALNNASQSIERSQRIAAETEQIGTDIIEELGEQREQLDRSRNRLANTGENLSRSRKILRAMSRRLVTNKLLLGIIILMELAILGAVIYLKFFRK comes from the exons ATGACACGCAAAATGTCGTCGGAGGAATTCGAGAAGTTGCACGAAATGTACCGATCGTTGTACGAGGAGCTGAAGCTGATGCCAGATAAGGCTCAGAAATCTCACGGAG aggagaggaagaggctGGTGAGGACCTTCGATGAGAGACATGGGGAGGCTGAAGAAGTG TTACAAGGAATGGAAGAGGAGCTGCGCGTTGCCCCTCCGTCCTATCGAAATTCAATGAGCACAAAACTGCGTATGTACCGGCGAGACCTCGGCAAGCTTCAGAGGGACATGAAAAACTCAGCACCTGGCTTTGGCTCCTCGTACAACACAGTGCCAGGAAATCATGGCATCTACTCTTCACAAAATCAGCACAGT ACACACCTGCAGTCCCAGAGAGCATTGCTTCTTCAAGGTACGGATGCTCTAAATAACGCCAGCCAGAGTATTGAGCGCAGCCAGCGCATCGCTGCTGAGACGGAGCAAATTGGCACAGATATCATCGAGGAGttgggagaacaaagggaacagCTGGATCGAAGCAGAAACAGA ctTGCGAATACTGGAGAGAACCTGAGTCGTAGTAGAAAAATTCTTCGTGCCATGTCAAGGCG GCTGGTGACAAACAAGTTGCTACTGGGCATCATCATTTTAATGGAACTGGCCATTCTGGGTGCTGTGATTTACCTGAAGTTTTTCCGAAAATGA